The Alphaproteobacteria bacterium genome includes a window with the following:
- a CDS encoding tetratricopeptide repeat-containing glycosyltransferase family protein, with translation MPTTQTMPARSETALSHALELFNAGRLAEAAHICKAILAEDLSNASARFLLGMVELGNGEAGAAIRHLSVAARSRPDNALFHFYHGNALQAGGFEPQALGAYRRALAIEPTHAASHYNLGVCLARLGAYEEACVAYRAALNLSPNDPTIYYNLANALVGQREYTTAVANYREALDRQPAWPSALINLGNTLHRLGRNDEAESAYYRALSLDPENAGTFYNLGVLLMETDRLPQAATTLGRALELDPNYGDAGWNLALTNLGLGDLRNGLPMYENRWMRSAPGLDCIHEQLQIPQWDGSSLTGQSLLIACEQGIGDELMFAACIPDVIAKAAHVVIECAPKLVPLFRRAFPTATVEAAITWRDDEGFRRHSYSWLDELPDHQQPSVFCPSGSLPLMLHKAPAALGRDEPLVRSDGRSVAGWRRRLARLGDGPKIGLCWRSSVRNEQRKWLYASLMSYTPLLSLPGATFIDLQYDDSSTERIALEAAHGLRLHRFDDLDMTNDLDRTANLIAALDLVVSAPTAVAQLAGAVGTPAWRVSVGADWSTLGCERYPWFPCVRAFKLNREENHAEQIAGLARIVKADLGL, from the coding sequence ATGCCCACGACCCAGACAATGCCGGCGCGCAGCGAGACCGCGCTCAGCCATGCCCTGGAGCTGTTCAACGCCGGACGGCTGGCGGAAGCCGCGCATATCTGCAAGGCGATCCTGGCCGAGGATCTGTCGAACGCCAGCGCCCGCTTCCTGCTCGGCATGGTCGAACTCGGCAACGGCGAAGCCGGTGCTGCGATCCGCCATCTTTCCGTCGCCGCCCGCTCGCGGCCCGACAATGCGCTGTTCCACTTCTATCACGGCAACGCCCTGCAGGCCGGCGGGTTCGAGCCGCAGGCGCTCGGCGCCTACCGGCGTGCGCTGGCGATCGAGCCGACCCATGCCGCCAGCCACTACAACCTCGGCGTCTGCCTCGCCCGGCTCGGCGCCTACGAGGAAGCCTGCGTCGCCTATCGCGCGGCCCTGAACCTGTCGCCGAACGACCCCACCATCTACTACAACCTGGCCAATGCCCTGGTCGGCCAGCGCGAATACACCACCGCGGTCGCCAACTACCGCGAGGCGCTGGACCGTCAGCCGGCATGGCCGTCGGCCCTGATCAACCTGGGCAACACATTGCACCGCCTCGGCCGCAACGACGAGGCGGAAAGCGCCTATTATCGCGCGCTGAGCCTGGATCCGGAGAATGCCGGCACCTTCTATAACCTCGGCGTGCTGCTGATGGAGACCGACCGCCTGCCGCAGGCGGCCACCACGCTCGGCCGCGCGCTGGAACTGGACCCCAATTACGGCGATGCCGGCTGGAACCTGGCCCTGACCAATCTCGGCCTCGGCGATCTGCGCAACGGCTTGCCGATGTACGAGAACCGGTGGATGCGCAGCGCGCCCGGCCTCGACTGCATCCACGAGCAGCTGCAGATCCCGCAGTGGGACGGCAGCAGCCTGACCGGCCAGTCCCTGCTGATCGCCTGCGAACAGGGCATCGGCGACGAGCTGATGTTCGCCGCCTGCATCCCGGACGTGATCGCGAAGGCCGCGCACGTGGTCATCGAATGCGCTCCCAAGCTGGTGCCGCTGTTCCGTCGCGCCTTCCCGACCGCGACAGTGGAGGCGGCCATCACCTGGCGCGACGACGAGGGCTTCCGCCGGCACAGCTACAGCTGGCTCGACGAACTGCCCGATCACCAGCAGCCGAGCGTGTTCTGCCCGTCCGGCTCTTTGCCGCTGATGCTGCACAAGGCGCCGGCGGCCCTGGGCCGCGACGAGCCGCTGGTCCGCTCCGACGGCCGCAGCGTCGCCGGCTGGCGCCGCCGCCTGGCCAGGCTGGGCGACGGCCCCAAGATCGGCCTGTGCTGGCGCAGCAGCGTGCGCAACGAGCAGCGCAAGTGGCTCTATGCCTCGCTGATGTCGTACACCCCGTTGCTGTCGCTGCCCGGCGCGACCTTTATCGACCTGCAGTACGACGACAGCTCGACCGAGCGGATCGCGCTCGAGGCGGCCCACGGCCTTCGGCTGCACCGCTTCGACGATCTCGACATGACCAACGATCTCGACCGCACCGCAAACCTGATCGCGGCGCTCGACCTGGTTGTGTCGGCACCGACCGCCGTCGCGCAGCTGGCGGGCGCCGTCGGCACGCCGGCATGGCGCGTGTCCGTCGGTGCGGACTGGTCGACCCTCGGCTGCGAGCGCTATCCCTGGTTCCCCTGCGTGCGCGCGTTCAAGCTGAACCGCGAGGAGAACCACGCCGAGCAGATCGCCGGCCTGGCCAGGATCGTCAAGGCCGATCTCGGCCTTTGA